One region of Daphnia pulicaria isolate SC F1-1A chromosome 7, SC_F0-13Bv2, whole genome shotgun sequence genomic DNA includes:
- the LOC124351126 gene encoding stromal membrane-associated protein 1-like produces MLRDEDNKYCFDCDAKGPRWASWNLGIFLCIRCAGFHRNLGVHISRVKSVNLDSWTPEQVVSLQQMEKSRARAVYEANLPDTFRMPQTDSTLEGFIRAKYEAKKHIAKEWVCPPTVKVSWDAEIEMEMKGKKEAKRKTNESPATTLEFPPSQPSSRTPRTAESTSTISSTSSSAVKEVNLPAPIEVPSLPAPTKTSSAAQDLLGLDTAINSSTGNDLFGGLLTSCH; encoded by the exons ATGTTACGTGATGAAGACAACAAATATTGCTTTGACTGTGATGCCaaag GACCAAGATGGGCTTCATGGAATCTTGGAATTTTCTTATGTATCCGTTGTGCAGGATTTCATCGGAACTTGGGGGTGCACATATCTAGAG TTAAATCAGTCAATTTAGACTCGTGGACCCCAGAACAAGTAGTT TCCCTGcagcaaatggaaaaaagcCGAGCAAGGGCAGTGTATGAAGCCAACCTTCCTGATACTTTTCGAATGCCACAGACAGATTCAACCCTGGAGGGTTTCATAAGAGCAAAATATGAAGCTAAAAAACACATAGCCAA agaatGGGTTTGTCCACCGACAGTGAAGGTGTCATGGGATGCCGAgattgaaatggaaatgaaaggaaaaaaggaagccAAACGCAAGACCAATGAAAGTCCTGCCACCACCCTCGAGTTTCCTCCTAGCCAACCGTCGTCACGCACTCCTCGGACTGCTGAATCGACGTCGACAATCAGTTCAACTTCCTCATCAGCGGTAAAAGAAGTTAATCTACCGGCTCCGATCGAAGTGCCATCCCTACCTGCACCTACCAAAACTAGCTCGGCCGCTCAAGACCTATTAGGATTAG ATACGGCAATCAACAGCTCAACAGGGAATGATTTATTTGGTGGATTATTAACCAGCTGCCACTAA